The following are from one region of the Halarcobacter sp. genome:
- the gltX gene encoding glutamate--tRNA ligase, which produces MAVTRFAPSPTGYLHIGGLRTALYSYLWARKTKGTFRLRIEDTDTQRNNEAAMDAILEAFNWVGLSYDGTVEYQSKRLDIYKKYIQQLLDEGKAYYCYMSKEELDALREKQMANKETPRYDGTWRPEEGKTLPEIPEGVEPVVRIKSPNEGRITFIDGVRSLMNFECSEIDDFVIARSNGMPTYNFVVTIDDALMEMTDVIRGDDHLTNTAKQIVIYEALGFDVPKFYHVPMINNPQGKKLSKRDGALDVMDYKRKGFLPEALLNFLVRLGWSNGDQEIFSMEEMLELFDPENINKSASSYNEEKLLWLNAHYIKNVSNDRLCKELEFFDCQLSGHDKKEMLLDLSKERAQTLIELKEAIYKILDVPTSYEAKGTKKFVKEDTIKILEIYMQTLEEVKDTLHLACDYETVTKPFIEKFELKFPQLFQPIRIALTGGTQAPSVYDIMAVLGFNEVKSRVFTAIERNFDKEA; this is translated from the coding sequence CTATATAGCTATTTATGGGCTAGAAAAACAAAAGGAACTTTTAGATTAAGAATAGAAGATACTGACACACAAAGAAATAATGAAGCAGCAATGGATGCTATTTTAGAAGCATTTAATTGGGTTGGATTATCTTATGATGGAACAGTTGAATATCAATCTAAGAGATTAGACATTTATAAAAAATATATTCAACAACTATTAGATGAGGGTAAAGCATATTATTGTTATATGTCAAAAGAGGAACTTGATGCTTTAAGAGAAAAACAAATGGCAAATAAAGAGACTCCAAGATATGATGGAACATGGAGACCAGAAGAGGGTAAAACTTTACCTGAAATTCCAGAAGGTGTTGAACCAGTAGTAAGAATCAAATCTCCAAATGAGGGAAGAATTACATTTATTGATGGTGTAAGATCTCTTATGAATTTTGAGTGTTCAGAGATTGATGATTTTGTAATTGCAAGAAGTAATGGAATGCCTACATATAATTTTGTTGTTACAATTGATGATGCACTTATGGAGATGACTGATGTAATTAGAGGTGATGATCACTTAACAAATACAGCAAAACAAATTGTAATTTATGAAGCATTAGGTTTTGATGTTCCAAAATTTTACCATGTACCTATGATAAATAATCCTCAAGGTAAAAAGTTATCAAAAAGAGATGGTGCACTTGATGTGATGGATTATAAAAGAAAAGGGTTCTTACCTGAAGCCTTATTAAACTTTTTAGTAAGACTTGGTTGGTCAAATGGAGACCAAGAGATTTTCTCAATGGAAGAGATGTTAGAACTATTTGATCCAGAAAATATAAATAAATCTGCTTCTTCATACAATGAAGAGAAACTTTTATGGCTAAATGCACACTATATTAAAAATGTTTCAAATGATAGATTATGTAAAGAGTTAGAGTTTTTTGATTGTCAATTAAGCGGTCATGATAAAAAAGAGATGCTATTAGATTTATCAAAAGAGAGAGCTCAAACATTAATTGAATTAAAAGAAGCTATTTATAAAATTTTAGATGTTCCAACTTCTTATGAAGCAAAAGGAACTAAGAAGTTTGTAAAAGAAGATACTATTAAAATTCTTGAAATTTATATGCAAACTCTAGAAGAGGTAAAAGATACATTACATTTAGCGTGTGATTATGAAACAGTTACTAAACCATTTATTGAAAAATTTGAGTTAAAATTCCCACAACTATTTCAACCAATTAGAATCGCATTAACAGGGGGAACACAGGCTCCATCAGTTTATGACATCATGGCAGTATTAGGGTTTAATGAGGTAAAAAGTAGAGTTTTTACCGCAATTGAAAGAAATTTTGACAAAGAAGCTTAA
- a CDS encoding RNA-binding protein produces the protein MNIYVGNLSYRTDDNGLKSAFEKFGEVKSAKVITDRETGRSKGFGFVEMMTDVSGSQAIEELNGSELEGRTLRVNEARPREERPRRQY, from the coding sequence ATGAACATTTATGTTGGAAATTTGTCATACAGAACAGATGACAATGGTTTGAAGAGTGCTTTTGAAAAGTTTGGTGAAGTAAAAAGTGCAAAAGTAATTACAGATAGAGAAACAGGAAGATCAAAAGGTTTTGGTTTTGTTGAAATGATGACTGACGTTAGTGGAAGTCAAGCTATCGAAGAACTTAATGGTAGTGAACTTGAAGGTAGAACTCTAAGAGTAAATGAAGCTAGACCTAGAGAAGAAAGACCAAGAAGACAATACTAA